A stretch of DNA from Bremerella alba:
CACGCGGACTTGGACATGGCTTCCGGGCTCGTTGGATACGGTGGCACACGCCATTATCATCGTATGCCAACCGCATTGCAGCTTCCGCATAGCGGACCCTACTGAAGCGGCTCTTTGGCTTCCTTCATGAAGTCACCCATCATCTGCACGATGGTTGGGTGGTCGGCGGCGATGTCGGTTGTTTCGCCGATGTCTTCCTGCAGGTTGTATAGCTCGATGGGCTTGTCCGGGGACAGACGGACGGCTTTGAATTTGCCCATGCGGGCCGCTTCCATTTTCGCGAACGACGAATACGAGATGCGGCTTTTGGGGTCTGGCTTGCGGTTGCCGACGACGACCTTTTGTTGTTGGTCGAGCAAGGTCGGTAGGAAGCTGAGGCCGTCGTTGAGCGGGACCTGCTTCGCATTGGTCAGGTCGGCGTAGGTGGCCATCACGTCGTAGGCGTTGAAGGTGATGCCAGACTCGGTGCCGGCGGGGATCTTGCCGGGCCAGACGGCAATGAACGGCACGCGGATGCCTCCTTCGTAGACGGTTCGCTTGAAGCCACGCAGCGGGCCGTTGCTATCGAAGAAGCCGTGCTTGTGGCCCCCTTCGCTGTGCGGGCCATTGTCGGAGGTGAAGATCAGCAGCGTGTTGTCTTCGATCTTCAGTTCTTTCAACAGGTCGCGCAGCTTGCCAACGTCGCCATCCATGCGAGTAATCATGGCGGCGAAACCTTTTTCGGGATTGGGCCAATCCTTGTCGGCGTACTGGCCGTAGTCTGGCACTTCCTGACCGTCGCCGGTCACGCGGCCCCCTTCGTTGTTGGCGTGCGGGATGGTCCAGTGAAGGTGAAGCAGAAACGGCTTGTCGGCGTTGCGGCGAACGAAGTCGAACGCTTCCTGCGTCATCACGTCGTAGGAGTATGTCTTACGAGCATCCGGCTTCGATACGCGGCCGCGGGCATGGGGGTTGTCGTCGATCAGGACGTTGCCTTCGAGGGGAAGCTTTTCGACCTTGTCCCCTTCGCAGCGCCAGATGTGCGGAGGGTAATAGTTATGAGCGTTGCCTTGGTCGAGATAGCCGCACCAAAAATCGAACCCGTGATAGATCGGTTCGCCGCCGCTGCCAGGCGTGCCCATGGCCCACTTGCCGACGCCGCCGGTGGTGTAGCCTTGGTCTTTCATCAGCTGGGCGATGGTGTGATCGGTCGACTTCATCGTGTACGGCTTGTTGTCGTTGATCGGCTGATGCCCCAGGCTACGACCGGTCCACAACACCAACCGCGAAGGCCGACAGACGGTGCAACCGGCGTAGAAGCTGGTGAGCTTGATCCCATCGTCGGCCATTTGATCGAGCTTGGGCGTGGCGATCTTCTTCTGTCCGAACGACCCAAGGTCGCCGTAACCAAGGTCATCGACGTAGATGAAAATGACATTCGGCTTGGTTTCATCCGCCGCACGGACAACCGAAGGAACTACCGACAGCAGACCGATAGCGAGCAGAAAACACAGGCGTTGCATGGGAGGCGACCTTACATGCGAGACAGAGGCGATTGGGGGATTTTCAGAAGATGGCAGTCTAGTATTGCTTGCTATTAGGACCGGGTCAAATTTGTCGCATTCGACGCCAAACATAGCGAGTACTGCATCGCGATTGTCTTAGTGCGAACCAGGCAACGTCACGTTGCAGCGGTACTCAAACTCTCGACAATACTTGTCCTTTTAAAGGGTCCTAATTTCTTATCAGTTCTGCAATCACTCGTCATTTATTGTTCCCGGATTCCGCGACAGCAGGAGATACTCTGCACGCCGAATTGAAACGAACCGAGTCGCCTGAATCTCTCCCCAATGCTGCCCAATGGCATGACACTCTTAAATCCCGGTTTTTTGAATACTATTTCATTGCACCTGTAGCAGGGCTTGTTACACTACCAAATGAGTACGCTTACTGGATCAGAAAATGTGTTCGGCGGTTTGAAAAAAGCATCTTTTAACTCTTGTCTTATTCTTCTTTCTTCGGATCTGATTTATGGCGTAGGAGCAGTAAGTCTATGGACATCTCTCGTCAAAACACGCTAACGCGGTATGGGTTCACGCTGGTGGAACTCTTGGTGGTGATCGCGATTATCGGAATGTTGATTGCGTTGCTCTTACCAGCGGTTCAGCAAGCACGGGAGGCCGCTCGTCGAAGCGCGTGCCGCAATAACTTGAAGCAACTCGGGCTCGCGATTCACAACTACGAGAGCACCTTCAAACAATTTCCACCTGGGGCGGTTCGCATCAGCTTCGAGCAAGGCTCTAGCTATCGGATGCCATTTGTCGCCCAGATTCTTCCTTTCATCGAGCAAGGCAATGTCTACGATTTGCTCAATTTCAAACAATCGTGGCATCACTCCTCGAATGCAGACGCTAAGAATTCGCCGCTTCCCGTCTATCTCTGTCCTAGTGATCCAACCTCTGACGCTCAGGTGATGCTCCCAGAAGAAGCTTTCGGGAACTACGGATTAAACTGGGGGATGCATCGCTTTCTCGATATCGATGGTCAAGGACCGAGCACGAACGAACCGGGTGGTAAGACGAACTTCGCTTCGCCCTTTGGCAACAACTATGGAGCTCGATTCGCAGATATTACTGATGGAACTAGCAACACGCTCGCGATGATGGAAATGCTAAAAGGCATTGGAGCGGGTGCTATCGATCGTCGCGGACGCATTTGGAATGAAGATTCAAACTGCTATCAGATTATGACGCGTCTCTCGCCCAACTCGATCGCTCCCGATTATTGCGAAACGGGAAAGTGTGTTGATCATCCCGAGCAAAACCTGCCGTACGAGCCACCACCCGGGGCCACAGGTGCCGGTAAGGGGCAGTCACAAATGGCTTCTCGCAGCGCGCATCCTGGCGGGGTCCAGGTTTTGTTGTGTGATGGCTCTGGACGGTTCGTGAGCGATACGATCGATCTCACATCCTGGCAGGCACTCAGCACGCAATGGAATGGAGAAGTGATTAGCGAGTAATAGGACCGACCATCCGGGCCAGAAGCCCTTGGGCTTGTTCTGAACACGTCACCTGCTTTTCAATAAGGATTCTCTATATGAGCGTCAGTAACCCATGGAACCAAGGACGTAAGATTCGATCCGTTGGGTTGACGCTTCTCTTGGCCGTGGGTCTGATCGGTTGTGGTTCGAGCGACGGGCTCGACCGCCGGGCAGTTCGCGGAACTGCAACCTATGAAGGCGAGCCGATCGAGAAGGGAACGATCACCCTATTTCCCTTGGCCAACGGGATTATGGCTGCTGGCAAGATTGTCGATGGGCACTACGAAATTCCTGCCCACGAAGGGCCGATTCCTGGGGAATACCGCGTGGAGGTGACCGCGTTGAAAGAAACCGGTCGGATGTTACGCAACGAGGAACCCGGCATGGAGACGATAGAAATTCCTGAGGTCCTCTCCTTTATTCCAGCCAAGTACAACGACCTTTCCGAATTGACGATAGAAATCAGCCAGGAAGAGATCGCTACCCAGGCTGACTTCCGGTTAGAAGAATAGAGATTGGGCATCCGCCTGATTCTCTTATTGATCAGCCACCTGCGGTTCGATTCCCAAGAGGCCAGAGAACTCTAACAGCAGCCGCTGCGGGGTGCTCATTTCGGCGCGTTGCCGTAGAACCGA
This window harbors:
- a CDS encoding DUF1559 domain-containing protein, coding for MDISRQNTLTRYGFTLVELLVVIAIIGMLIALLLPAVQQAREAARRSACRNNLKQLGLAIHNYESTFKQFPPGAVRISFEQGSSYRMPFVAQILPFIEQGNVYDLLNFKQSWHHSSNADAKNSPLPVYLCPSDPTSDAQVMLPEEAFGNYGLNWGMHRFLDIDGQGPSTNEPGGKTNFASPFGNNYGARFADITDGTSNTLAMMEMLKGIGAGAIDRRGRIWNEDSNCYQIMTRLSPNSIAPDYCETGKCVDHPEQNLPYEPPPGATGAGKGQSQMASRSAHPGGVQVLLCDGSGRFVSDTIDLTSWQALSTQWNGEVISE
- a CDS encoding carboxypeptidase-like regulatory domain-containing protein, giving the protein MSVSNPWNQGRKIRSVGLTLLLAVGLIGCGSSDGLDRRAVRGTATYEGEPIEKGTITLFPLANGIMAAGKIVDGHYEIPAHEGPIPGEYRVEVTALKETGRMLRNEEPGMETIEIPEVLSFIPAKYNDLSELTIEISQEEIATQADFRLEE
- a CDS encoding arylsulfatase, translated to MQRLCFLLAIGLLSVVPSVVRAADETKPNVIFIYVDDLGYGDLGSFGQKKIATPKLDQMADDGIKLTSFYAGCTVCRPSRLVLWTGRSLGHQPINDNKPYTMKSTDHTIAQLMKDQGYTTGGVGKWAMGTPGSGGEPIYHGFDFWCGYLDQGNAHNYYPPHIWRCEGDKVEKLPLEGNVLIDDNPHARGRVSKPDARKTYSYDVMTQEAFDFVRRNADKPFLLHLHWTIPHANNEGGRVTGDGQEVPDYGQYADKDWPNPEKGFAAMITRMDGDVGKLRDLLKELKIEDNTLLIFTSDNGPHSEGGHKHGFFDSNGPLRGFKRTVYEGGIRVPFIAVWPGKIPAGTESGITFNAYDVMATYADLTNAKQVPLNDGLSFLPTLLDQQQKVVVGNRKPDPKSRISYSSFAKMEAARMGKFKAVRLSPDKPIELYNLQEDIGETTDIAADHPTIVQMMGDFMKEAKEPLQ